The nucleotide window GGTGTGCAGCACCCAAGCGTTGGCTCCGGGCCTCTACACCTACCAGCTGACCCAGGAAAGTGCTACCGCTACCGGGAAGTTTGCCGTAGCTAGGTAAGTAGGACTGTATTCCAAAAAAAGCCTTCTGCCACCCGCAGAAGGCTTTTTTATTTGCGCAGTACTTGCCTCGCCGGTAGCCCCGTGGCGAATAATCAACTTAGGTGAGGCCTATCCGGAGGTTGGGTTGTATCTTTGCGGCCCTGTTCACCAGCCGCTGTACCGTGTTGCTCCTCCGCGAGATTTGGTATTTGATTCAGAAGGACTTCCGCCTGGAATGGCGGCAGCGCGCTGCCCTGAGCGGCATGCTGCTGTACGTGGGCAGTACCGTGTTTGTGTGCTACCTGAGCTTTGCCCTGCGGGGTGGGGAGCTACCGGTACCCGCCTGGAATGCCCTGTTCTGGATTATCCTGCTCTTCACGGCTGTCAATGCCGTGGCAAAGGGCTTTTTGCAGGAAAGCCGCGGCCGGCTGCTCTATTACTATACATTGGTGCAGCCCCAGGCCGTCATCATGGCCAAGATTGTCTATAACGCGCTGCTGCTTTTAGGCTTGGCGCTGGCTGGTTTCGGTCTGTACGCCGTGGTGCTGGGCAACCCCGTGCAGAACATGCCACTCTTTTTGGCCAACGTGGTGCTGGGCGCTGTGGGCTTCGCCTCCACGCTGACGCTGGTGTCGGGCATTGCGGCTAAGGCTACCAATAGCAGCACGCTGATGGCTGTGCTGGGCTTCCCCTGATGGTGCCCATGCTGCTGCTGCTCATTAAAGTTTCGAAAAATGCCCTGGACGGCCTGGAATTCGATGCCAGCCGCAGCTCCCTGCTCACGCTGGTAGCCCTGAACATGATTGTGAGTGCCGTGTCGTACCTGTTGTTTCCCTTCCTATGGCGCAGCTAATACAAAAGCGGGGGCGTTAAACGATAAATCTGGCTCAGGGGTTGTGACAAATCAACTGGCTTGCCTGTTATTCCTGCGTTCTGTGCTGGCTCGCCCGGCGCAGCTTATCTATTGCTGCTCATGAAAAACAACTGGTGGAAAGCCCTGGCCGTGGTGCTGCTGCTGTATACGGCAGTTGCGGGCCTGCTCGTGCCGGTGCCCCGGCTGGCGATTCTAAACGAAACCATCCGCAACCTGTACTTCCACGTGCCGATGTGGTTCGGCATGACCTTTATCCTGATTGCTTCGGTGGTTTACTCGGTGCGCTACCTGCGCAACCCCGTGCCGGAGCTCGACCTTCGGGCCCACGAGGCGGCCCGCACCGGTATTCTGATGGGTGTGGTGGGGCTGGCTACGGGCAGCATCTGGGCCAAGTATACCTGGGGCACGTGGTGGACCAATGACCCCAAGCTCAACGGCGCGGCCATTGCCATGCTGATCTACGGGGCTTATCTAGTGCTGCGTTCTTCCTTTACCGACGAGCAGCAGCGGGCCCGCATTTCGGCCATCTACAACATCTTCGCCTTCGCCACGGCCATGCCGCTGTTCTACATTCTGCCCGCCTCACCGATTCGTTGCACCCCGGGGCCGGTGGCAACCCGGCTTTTGCCAAATACGACCTCGACGACAACATGCGCCTGGTGTTTTACCCGGCCGTTATTGGTTGGACGCTGCTGGCCTTCTGGCTGGCTCAGGTAGCCAGCCGCATTGCTTTGCTCAAACAAAAAGTATATGAAAAACAGCTTGCCTAAGCTCCGCTCGGCTTTGCTCGTGCTGCTGGCCCTGTTGCTGCCCGTGCTGCACGCCGCTGCCCAGTCGGCCGCCGACTCGCCCGAAATGGCCGATACCCTGCGCCAGAACGGCAAAATCTACGTGGTGGTAGCCGTTATTACGGTGGTTCTGGCCGGTCTGCTAGCCTTCCTCGTGTCGCTCGACCGTAAGGTGGGCCGTCTGGAGCGGGAACTGAAGGATCAGTAAGCCGAAAAAGTCAATTTCGCTACCTGACAAAGATCAGGTGGCTGAATACAAAATGAATTCCGGCCCGACGGATTTTTCGGGCACCTTTGGTTGTTCAGTAAAGCCGGCCTACCAGCCCGGCACCGTTGAAACATCATGAAAAAATCTCATCTCTTCGTCATTGGCATCATTGCCGTGGCCATTGTCATCATCATGAGCACCGTGGGTGATGCCAGCGTGTACGTCTCGTTCCGCGAGGCCCGGGAGCGGGCCGCCGACGGTAACCTGACCAAAGTTCACGTGGTAGGCCGCCTTCCGCGCGATGGGCAGAAGAACATTATGGGCCTGGAGTACAACCCCACGCTAGACCCCAACTACTTCGCCTTCACGCTAGTGGATACCAACCGCATTGCCCAGCGCGTGATTTATTTCAACCCCAAGCCCAGGACTTTGACAAGTCGGAGCAGGTGGTCATTACCGGAGCCATGCGCAACGACGTGTTCGTGGCCGACAAGATTTTGCTGAAGTGCCCTTCCAAGTACGTGGAGAAGGACATCAAAGGCGCTACGGCGTCGCGCTAAGCGGAAGCTGGGCGGCAAGGCCTCGAAACTTCTCCTCGTCTTGCCGATTTCTCTTCTGCACTACCTTTACCTAATACCAAGCTCATGCTTAATACCTTCATCGGCGACCTGGGGCACCTGAGTGTTATCGTGGCTTTTGTGGCCGCCACGGTAGCGGCTTACTCCTATTACATGGCGGCCCGCAACCGGCCGCTCGGGGAAGCCGATGGGTCGTGGCTGCGCATTGGCCGCACCGCCTTTTTGGTGCACAGCGTGGCAGTGATTTCCATCATTGCCTGTCTGTTTACCATCATCTACACGCATCGGTACGAGTACTACTACGCCTGGAGCCACTCCAGCAACCACCTACCGGTGTACTATATGATTTCCTGCTTCTGGGAAGGGCAGGAGGGCAGCTTCCTGCTCTGGATTTTCTGGCACGTATTGCTGGGCTTGGCCATTATGCGCTTCCACCGCAAGTGGGAAGCCCCGGTGATGGCCGTCTTTGCCTTCGTGCAGCTCTTCCTCACCTCCATGATTCTGGGCGTGGTGGTGCTGGATATGAAGCTGGGCTCGTCGCCTTTTATCCTGCTGCGTGACTTCCTGGTGGATCTGCCGGTGTTTAAGACCAACCCCAACTTTATTCCCAAGGATGGTACTGGCCTGAACCCGCTGCTGCAAAACTACTGGATGGTAATTCACCCGCCCACGCTGTTTCTGGGCTTCGCCCTGACGCTGGTGCCGTTTGCGTTTGCCATTGCCGGCCTCTGGAAAGGGGAACTGACGAAGTGGGTTAAGCCTTCCTTGCCCTGGGCCTTGCTTGGCGGCTTGGTACTGGGCGTGGGCGTAATGATGGGTGCTTACTGGGCCTACGAGACACTGAACTTTGGGGGCTACTGGAACTGGGACCCGGTTGAAAATGCCGTCTACATTCCCTGGCTGGTGCTGGTGGCCGCTATTCACGGCATGGTGCTGTGGCAGCGCAGCCGCACGGCCCTGCGCACTTCTTTCGTGCTGGTCATTGCTTCCTTCCTGCTTATTCTCTACGCCACCTTCCTGACCCGCAGCGGCGTGCTAGGCAATGCCTCCGTGCACTCCTTCACCGACCTGGGCCTCTCGGGTCAGCTGCTAATCTACCTGATGGCGTTTGTGGTGCTGGCTATTTGGCTGCTGGTAGCGCGCTGGAAATCAATTCCAATATCGGAGAAAGAGCTGACCACCTATAACCCCGAACTGTGGGTATTCGTGGGTGCTACGGTGCTCTGCCTAGGTGCTTTCCAGGTGTTGTTCACGACCAGCATTCCGGTATATAATGCCTTCCTGGGCTTCCTGGGCATCAAATCGAACCTGGCCCTGCCCGCCGACCAGATTGCGCACTACACCAAAATCCAGCTGTGGATGGGCGTGCTGGTGGCTTTCCTGACCGGCTTGGCGCAGATCATGTGGTGGCAGAAAAATGACAAGGAGACGCTTACCAACTCCCTGGCCGTGCCCGGCATGATTACGCTGCTCAGCGCGGCGCTGGTCATCCTGCTGGTGCGTTACAACAAGCTGCAGATGAGCCCGGTCTACATCGTGCTTCTCACCACGGGCCTGTTTGGCGTGTTGGCTAACCTGGGCGTGGTACTCACCCTGCTGCGCCGCCGGGTGGCCCTGTCGGGTGGCGGTATTGCTCACATCGGTATTTCGCTGATGCTGCTGGGTATTCTGGCCTCAGCCGGCTACTCCAACATCATTTCCAAGAACGTGTCGGGCATGGTGTATTCCAAGGAGTTTCCCGAAGACCTGAACCGTGACAACGTGCTGCTGTGGCGCAACGAGTCGGCCCCGATGGGCGGCTACGACATCAGCTACACCGGCCAGTACTACGATGTGCCCGGCGTGCCCGGCTATGTCAACAAGGAGCTGCTTTTCCGTACCGACGACGAGTACAAGGCCCTGGCCCGCGCCGACATCAAAGCCGAAGGCAAGGTGTACTATAAAGCCGGCGACACGGTAGAAATCCTGCCCGAAAACACCTATTATAAGGTGGATTACAAGGAAAAGGAGTCGGGCAATACCTTCACGCTGTATCCCGGGCCCAGGTCAACGAGGAAATGGGCGGCCTGTTGGCTTCCCCCGACATCAAGCGTTTCGCCAGCCACGACATTTATTCCCACATCAGCTCCGTGCCCGACCCCAGCAAGGAAAAGGACTGGAGCGAGGTAAAAGAGCACGTGCTGTCGGTCGGTGACACGATTTATTTGAACGACTACTTCGCTGTGTTCCGCGGCGTGGAGCCGGCCCACGAAACGGCCGGCCTCGGCCTGGCCAAAGGTGACTTGGCCATTCAGGGTGACTTCCTGGTGTTCGGAGAGAAAAAGCAGTACCACGTTCACCCCATGTTTGTGGTGCGCAACAACCAGGTGGGCCGGGTTTCCGACGAGGTAGAAGATCTGGGCCTGCGGCTGGTGTTTATCAATGTGGACCCCACCAAGCAGAAATTCACTTTCGGTGTGAGTACCACCCAGAAGGACTACATCATCCTCAAAGCCATGGAAAAGCCCTTCATCAACCTGCTCTGGAGCGGCACGCTGCTCATGGCTGTGGGCTTTGGTATGGCTCTGGTCAAGCGCCGCCGCGAAGCCCGCTCAGCCGAGGCTAAGACGCCACTGGCAGCTCCGGTTAAGGTGCGGAAAGCCAAAGCTCAAGCAGCATAAGCTGCTGGTGTTAAGCCCACAAAAAAGCCCTGACTAACACTAGTCGGGGCTTTTTTGTGGGCATTCTTCGTCAGGTCGCCTCTATGGAGTGCGTAATGATTAGCTGACTGTTATAAGTCCGGTATGGGTTTTCCCTGCTTAACCCACTCTACCAGTTGGTAAAAGGCGTCCCAGCCAACGCGGTATGCAATATCCTTCTGATAGCCTTCCGGGTCGGGATGGGCAGCATCGGGCTCATTGAAACGGTTTGAGCGGTGGCAGTACTCTAGTTCGTGCATGTACTCGTGGCACAGGTTCACCGCCAGGGCGTAGGCGCGCGGAAGCTCAGGCATGTCGGCGCGAATGTTTTTGTAGTAGGCAGTGGTGATGCCGGTATGCGGCAGCGTGCTTCCTAAAGCCGGGCCTCTTCTCTTCAATTTCACGGCCCAGGATGCTTGAGCAGCTTGAAATAAAGTGCTGTACATCTGTGGCCCGGTGATAAAGTCGGAAGCTTGGTTTTCCCGGGCCTGCTCGTCACAGTAATTGATTTTGGGAAAAGAGGCGTCTGCGTAACGAGTTTGGAATTCGGCTGATGAGAAGACGGCATTCATAATGGCCAATGCGCTGTCAACACAAGCGGTGTACTGCGGGTCGAAATACCTTGAGCGGGCTTTATCAAGGGTAATGTGCACAGTCTTACCCTGACCGAAGCCTGACAAACTCAAGAAGAGCAGGGCTAGCAGTAGGTTGTATTTCATCTGAGGGCAGAAGGAAACTGAAGAAGGCGGGGCAAACCATCCAATAAAAAAGGGCAGCCCTATGGCTGCCCTTTTCGTGTTCCGAATTCGGAAAAATTACTTCTGGATCGAGATGTTCCGAACCGAGAAGTCGTTACCCGACTTCACTTTCAGCACGTACATGCCACCAGCCAGGTTCGACAGGTCCAGCTTGTTGAGCTGATTGTCGCGTACCGAAGCCGAGTGCACGATCTGGCCCAGCGAATTCAGTACTTCTACCTGCATAGCACCTTTGGCGTTAGCGCCTTTGATTTCTACGTTGAAGAAGCCAGCCGAAGGGTTCGGGAATACATTGATGGCGTAGTCCAGAGCAGCCGAAGTACCCGTGATAGCCGTAGCCGTCACCTGCAGGTCGTCGATAGCCAGGAAGAACTTGTCAGCATCGCTGTACACGTGGAAGCCGATGTAGTAGTTGCCGGTAGCCGTAGGTACGATAGGCACTACGGGAATCGTGCTCGTAGCACCAGCCGTCAGGAAGGCCGGGGCAGCAATGGCCTCGTCTTTCCACAGCGTGGCGGTCTGGCCGGCGGGGCTGGCCGAGGTGCCATACTTTACTTCCAGTTTCTCGGTGTAGTTAGAGCCGCTGTTGCGGTACTTAAACGAGAGCTGGTAGCGGTTGCCGGTGCGCAGCAACAGTGGGGGCGTGTAGAACCAGTCGTTGCCGGGGGTAGCGCCATCCTCATTGTAGTAGTAGGTCAGGCCGTTAACGCCCGAGGCAGCCACTACGATTGGGCCCGCGCCACCGGGTACGGTGCGGCGGTTTTTCCACGATACCGAGTCAGCGTTGGTGTTAGCTACTACAATACCGCAGGGCAGGGTACCGCTAGCTACGCCGTCGAAGTTCTCGGTGTAGGGGAAGGTAGTAACTGCTACCGGCGAGCAAAGCGTGGTGAGGGCAAAAGGACCTGCCAGTGGGCTTTGCTCGGTAGCGCTGCAGTTGGTACGGATATATACCTGGTAGCTCGTAGCTGGGGAGAGGCCCGTCAGGTTAGCAGGCGAAGCCGTAGCGGCTACCGTCGTGCCGCCCGTGGCCGGGTTGAAGCCCGTAGGACCGTAGATCAGCGAGTAACCAGCGCCATTGCTGGGGCCGCTGAACACAACCTGAGCTGTAGTAGCAGTGGGAGTAATGTACACGCCAGCGGCAGGGGCGCAAGCCACCTGGGTGAAGCGGTACGTACGGCCCGCATCAGGCAAGAAGGTGTTGCGGGCAAAGTGCGAAGGAATAAGTCCGCCCGACTCCGTAGCGAAAACGGTCGTCGTCCAGGCCGTGGCGCTGGAAGCCTTCTGGGCAAACAGACGGTCCGTGAATTGGGAGCTGGAGCCTTTCAGGCCTACCAGGAAGCCTACACCAAGTGGAGCAGCCGTGCCGGCCGTCCAGGTGCCGTATACAAACTCGATGCGGTTTGTGCCTTCGTAGAGCTTAGCCTGGAACTGAATGGTGGCAAACTGCGCCGTTTTATCGGCCAGGTTTTCCCACTGAATCGTGCAAACCCGGCTGCCGGCGACCCCCGTGGTGGCTACCCGGAATTCGGTAGGCGAAGTCGTCTGGTTCAGCGCACCAGCCAGGTCAATACCGCCCAGGGGAGCAATAATGTTCAGGTCAGGAGCGGCAATGTAGTTCGTGATGTTAGCAGCCGATGGAGCGGTGGTGCCCATCTTGATGAAGCCGTTGGTGTTCACGGTGAAATCCGTGAAAACCGTCCGGTTAAAGGTAAACGAGAAGCCGATTGGAATGACTGCCGAGTTGGCGTCATCATTATTAGCCATCGTAATTGCAGTGCCGGTCGTGCCCAGGTCGGTATAAGTGCCGGCCAGGTTTTGCGCAGCTGAGGCTGCATAGTCCAGCCCTTGGGCTTGGGCCGCAGCGGATCCGCCGGCCAGCAGTGCGGCCAGAGCCAGCTTCCGCCAGTGTTGTGCTGCACCACCCGTTTTGTACCAGTTTGTCATAAAGTAGGAGTTGGTAAGGAAAAGTGTGAAAGGTTTTAAGGAAAGACTTGTGGCTGGAATGTACTACATCCGCTGGTTATGAATGTACAAGGTGCTAAAAAACTCTGATAAAACAGACTCCCTAAAAAACAATCCTGGCCCTGCGTACCTTCCCGCTTCGTTCTGACTCATTTCATCTTTCAATGTCTTATCCTCCTACCGGGCAGCGGATTCTGCTGCTGGGAGCCGGCCGGGTAGCCCAGCATTTGGGGCCTGCCCTGCGGCGCGCCGGACATGCCGTAACCCACGTCTGGAGCCGCACGCTAACCTCAGCCCAGCAGGTAGCTGACCAGATTCCTGGGGCGCTGCCATCACCAGCCTCAACCTGCCGGCGCTGCCGGCCGCTGAGCTGTATATTCTGTGCGTTCCCGATGGAGCCGTAGCCGGGTGCTGGCGGAAGCTGCTTTTCCGGCCGGCGCCTTGGTCGTACACACCGCCGGTGCCCTGCCGCTGGATGTATTTGCGCCGTACGCCAACCTGCGCGGCGGCGTGCTTTACCCGTTGCAAACCTTCAGCCCTGGCCGTGTTATCGACTGGACAACCGTACCCATCTGCGTGGAGGCCGGCACGCCCGCTGATCAGCAGCTGGTGGAGCAGGTGGCCCGCAGCCTGAGCAACGTGGTGGAAGTAGTGGCTACGCCCCAGCGGCAGGTTATTCACGTAGGAGCTGTTTTTGCCTGCAACTTTACCAATCACCTGCTGGGTATCGGGCATGCCCTGCTGCAGGAGGCGGGCCTGCCGTTTGCCCTGCTCGAGCCCCTGATTCAGGAAACCGTACAGAAAGCGCTGGCTCAGCCTCCCTTTACGGTGCAGACCGGCCCGGCAGTACGCCACGATACGGCCACGCTCGACCGGCATCGGGCCCTGCTCCTGGAGCATCCGCAGTGGCAGCAGATTTATAACCAGCTAACAGCCAGTATACAAGCTACGTAAAGCAGGTGGCCGGCAAACAACCCGTTGGGTCCGCCGCTTTACTTACGGGCTCGGGTGCGTACCTTTGCCCCAAATTCTGCCCTGCTCAAGTTTCTACTCCGTGAAAGTCGTCAATATTACCTTCCAGTTTCAAGACGGCCAGCCCGACCAGACGCACGTAGCAGCGGAAGGCGAATCGGTGCTGGACGTAGCGTTGAACAATGGAATTCAGCTGCAGCATAACTGCGGCGGCGTTTGTGGCTGCTCTACCTGCCACGTGTACGTGCTCAAGGGCGAGAATGACCTGCCCGAAATCAGTGACAAAGAAGAAGATTTCATTGACCGCGCCGTCAACCCGCGCATCAACTCCCGCCTGGGCTGCCAGTGCGTGATGCAGGGCAACGAGGACGTGGTAATCCTGATACCGCGCCAGGAATTCCTGGGTCACTAATACCTAATGTGTTGACTGTGCCTGATGTGTTGTATCATGGCACCTGAAGGAAGCTTCCCGTTCAGCATATTTCCCACATTTATTACCTTCTGCCCAATGGCCCATTTTGAGCTGCCTATCCACTGGAATGACCACGAGGACATCGCTATGGCCTTGTACGAAAAGTTCGGGAACTCTTTTGACGAAGCAAAAATCTACCGCATCCGCTTTACTGATCTGCTGGACTGGGTCCTGAGCCTGCCCAACTTCGTAGGTACCCGCGAGCAGGCCACCGAAGGCCACTTGGAGCAGATTCAGGCCAAGTGGGTATACGAGTGGCGCGACAATCAAAACTAAGCGTCTACCCGAGGGCGCGGCCCTCGACTCTCTTGACCTGTTACTTATGAGTGCAAACGGTACTAGTCCGGACTTATCTGCTATTAAAGCGTTTATCTTCGACGTGGACGGGGTGCTGACCGACGGCACCCTGCTGGCCCTGAACTCGGGGAGCAGGCCCGGGCCTTTCACATTCGCGACGGCTACGCCATTCGCCATGCCCTGGCCCGCGGCTACCGCGTCATCATCATCTC belongs to Hymenobacter cellulosilyticus and includes:
- a CDS encoding CcmD family protein, whose translation is MKNSLPKLRSALLVLLALLLPVLHAAAQSAADSPEMADTLRQNGKIYVVVAVITVVLAGLLAFLVSLDRKVGRLERELKDQ
- the ccsA gene encoding cytochrome c biogenesis protein CcsA; amino-acid sequence: MLNTFIGDLGHLSVIVAFVAATVAAYSYYMAARNRPLGEADGSWLRIGRTAFLVHSVAVISIIACLFTIIYTHRYEYYYAWSHSSNHLPVYYMISCFWEGQEGSFLLWIFWHVLLGLAIMRFHRKWEAPVMAVFAFVQLFLTSMILGVVVLDMKLGSSPFILLRDFLVDLPVFKTNPNFIPKDGTGLNPLLQNYWMVIHPPTLFLGFALTLVPFAFAIAGLWKGELTKWVKPSLPWALLGGLVLGVGVMMGAYWAYETLNFGGYWNWDPVENAVYIPWLVLVAAIHGMVLWQRSRTALRTSFVLVIASFLLILYATFLTRSGVLGNASVHSFTDLGLSGQLLIYLMAFVVLAIWLLVARWKSIPISEKELTTYNPELWVFVGATVLCLGAFQVLFTTSIPVYNAFLGFLGIKSNLALPADQIAHYTKIQLWMGVLVAFLTGLAQIMWWQKNDKETLTNSLAVPGMITLLSAALVILLVRYNKLQMSPVYIVLLTTGLFGVLANLGVVLTLLRRRVALSGGGIAHIGISLMLLGILASAGYSNIISKNVSGMVYSKEFPEDLNRDNVLLWRNESAPMGGYDISYTGQYYDVPGVPGYVNKELLFRTDDEYKALARADIKAEGKVYYKAGDTVEILPENTYYKVDYKEKESGNTFTLYPGPRSTRKWAACWLPPTSSVSPATTFIPTSAPCPTPARKRTGAR
- a CDS encoding T9SS type A sorting domain-containing protein, which encodes MTNWYKTGGAAQHWRKLALAALLAGGSAAAQAQGLDYAASAAQNLAGTYTDLGTTGTAITMANNDDANSAVIPIGFSFTFNRTVFTDFTVNTNGFIKMGTTAPSAANITNYIAAPDLNIIAPLGGIDLAGALNQTTSPTEFRVATTGVAGSRVCTIQWENLADKTAQFATIQFQAKLYEGTNRIEFVYGTWTAGTAAPLGVGFLVGLKGSSSQFTDRLFAQKASSATAWTTTVFATESGGLIPSHFARNTFLPDAGRTYRFTQVACAPAAGVYITPTATTAQVVFSGPSNGAGYSLIYGPTGFNPATGGTTVAATASPANLTGLSPATSYQVYIRTNCSATEQSPLAGPFALTTLCSPVAVTTFPYTENFDGVASGTLPCGIVVANTNADSVSWKNRRTVPGGAGPIVVAASGVNGLTYYYNEDGATPGNDWFYTPPLLLRTGNRYQLSFKYRNSGSNYTEKLEVKYGTSASPAGQTATLWKDEAIAAPAFLTAGATSTIPVVPIVPTATGNYYIGFHVYSDADKFFLAIDDLQVTATAITGTSAALDYAINVFPNPSAGFFNVEIKGANAKGAMQVEVLNSLGQIVHSASVRDNQLNKLDLSNLAGGMYVLKVKSGNDFSVRNISIQK
- a CDS encoding Rossmann-like and DUF2520 domain-containing protein, yielding MRSRWSRSRVLAEAAFPAGALVVHTAGALPLDVFAPYANLRGGVLYPLQTFSPGRVIDWTTVPICVEAGTPADQQLVEQVARSLSNVVEVVATPQRQVIHVGAVFACNFTNHLLGIGHALLQEAGLPFALLEPLIQETVQKALAQPPFTVQTGPAVRHDTATLDRHRALLLEHPQWQQIYNQLTASIQAT
- a CDS encoding 2Fe-2S iron-sulfur cluster-binding protein codes for the protein MKVVNITFQFQDGQPDQTHVAAEGESVLDVALNNGIQLQHNCGGVCGCSTCHVYVLKGENDLPEISDKEEDFIDRAVNPRINSRLGCQCVMQGNEDVVILIPRQEFLGH
- the iscX gene encoding Fe-S cluster assembly protein IscX, giving the protein MAHFELPIHWNDHEDIAMALYEKFGNSFDEAKIYRIRFTDLLDWVLSLPNFVGTREQATEGHLEQIQAKWVYEWRDNQN